The following proteins are co-located in the Paenibacillus sp. FSL H8-0079 genome:
- a CDS encoding ABC transporter permease has translation MTGRNGWARFVGFKMLRLVSLLVGVSVLSFILMQFSPVDPIEAYIGGDMIRVSAEQRSLIEERWGLNESPTERLLTWGQALIQGDLGTSMIYRQPVADIIQERFMNSVALMAVAWLLSGIFGFALGVVAAMRRDSKLDRLICWYCYTLASTPVFWIALLLLMVFGVWLGWLPVGLGVPAGMSADQVTWGDRAIHMILPALTLSLTGVASIALHTRQKLTDVLESDYILFARARGEHGFQLFRRHGFRHVVLPAITLQFASFSELFGGAVLAEQVFSYPGLGQATVQAGLRGDAPLLLGLVMCSAIFVFTGNMVADILYRMIDPRMKEELMS, from the coding sequence ATGACAGGCAGGAATGGATGGGCTAGATTTGTTGGTTTTAAAATGTTGCGACTTGTATCCTTATTGGTCGGAGTCAGTGTGTTGTCTTTTATATTAATGCAATTCTCTCCAGTTGATCCGATCGAAGCCTATATTGGTGGAGACATGATTAGAGTAAGTGCCGAACAGCGCAGTCTTATCGAAGAACGATGGGGATTGAATGAATCCCCTACAGAACGATTGCTCACTTGGGGACAAGCGCTGATTCAGGGAGATCTGGGAACTTCGATGATCTACAGACAACCTGTAGCAGATATTATTCAGGAACGGTTTATGAATTCTGTCGCACTTATGGCTGTAGCCTGGCTATTATCCGGCATCTTCGGGTTCGCTCTTGGGGTAGTTGCTGCCATGAGACGTGATTCGAAGCTGGATCGCCTGATCTGCTGGTATTGTTATACGTTGGCTTCCACGCCAGTATTCTGGATTGCGCTGTTGCTGCTGATGGTATTTGGTGTGTGGCTCGGATGGCTTCCGGTTGGGCTTGGAGTACCCGCAGGGATGTCAGCTGATCAGGTCACATGGGGAGATCGAGCTATCCATATGATTCTGCCAGCGTTGACTCTCAGCCTGACTGGGGTAGCTTCAATCGCTTTGCATACCCGGCAGAAGCTCACGGATGTGCTGGAGTCAGATTACATTCTGTTCGCTAGAGCCCGGGGTGAGCATGGATTTCAGCTGTTCCGTCGACATGGGTTCAGACATGTTGTTTTGCCAGCCATAACACTACAGTTTGCTTCATTCAGTGAACTGTTTGGTGGGGCTGTGCTTGCAGAACAGGTATTTTCATACCCCGGGCTGGGTCAGGCAACGGTCCAGGCTGGGTTACGCGGTGATGCTCCACTGTTGCTCGGACTTGTGATGTGCAGTGCAATTTTTGTTTTTACAGGTAATATGGTGGCTGACATTCTGTATCGCATGATTGATCCACGAATGAAGGAGGAGCTGATGTC